The following are from one region of the Periophthalmus magnuspinnatus isolate fPerMag1 chromosome 5, fPerMag1.2.pri, whole genome shotgun sequence genome:
- the znf831 gene encoding zinc finger protein 831 isoform X2, with protein METGKPELASAAHMSSVVAQTERRMEIQAPLTAVYIHTVPALPSHPLPQPPLAVADPSTLHLTMPPLYSKETLPFLTLHIASGLQPGLSVTASPPAAKPKSAGKHLCPHCGRDCMKPSVLEKHLRCHTGERPYPCTVCGVSFKTQSNLYKHKRTQAHARLSSESEHSTLGSMGSMGSMGSMGSMDSLSRSTETNSLFVDEQSDQSECIGIERDANLHLATEKTPVGTQTLEINEKNLSAKAQEQAKVSQPGDKPTTERPPSTNRHVVLQRQEATLFSKQWESSGSSSKSQSHESTDSGFSESSEHYPSPGSLLPDHSMDSLTETTAEHGEESASQKENQEDKNAIKEQENKSLEERITKLISQNSAVVEDKHLENVRPRKTALSKQGSIDLPMPYTYKDSFHFDMRISKISNPQRNKRPGLHNSVPTQQSSSVEHAPLTRSNSLPFSVNLLQSDRSSPTSSSYHRDYTTLFRRGSSGQINPTSFSMKSVNQQLSTHRPLVRQAAVDCNHATDALCKNSSVEEACTGSLSCHGEAGDICGDTSSRKFRRKKAQKFAYNKWYMYGGGTFKKLYEMERGGENKAAKGSKSLPNPEVIQSLQKRLSAGHCETTVVSSPSLVRSATVHNLETYPAKLQLMPNVSFNTQTNHILASSTTQKMPLRRNLSLSVLPLSFLSLTPNLNIDTNKRSEASNFKTSCSVSQSQVNVPSDRKKQRTDEKLCSQGMETEQNLPQPQLNNINIQPNSTPVSLFPTNTININALPVTNTPATSITTAAQNSFMPKYQLKLPNSQEYDSNSSIQVGSKLTQNNIVSVSVSASTVTTTASKKDTLIWTHQNITSSNCSFLLSKSMPCTASHINAISPLVYKCPVADTKTTSSLRNSHAGLFSTTIQSSPFEAGVPTTTKNNSVSFTPIHRTQSSPAAFTAFVPTQQHEASQKSSPSPLQPQTAFNPDTNTPVIPCQLVPGQQTVPKVFHVQTPDLQICFQMISDEQLALIEPQIEKQIGSRHIPTEQVHAATEGVKINTTVGTDKQTSHSHHVSNKEVDPLNKDSAKPSICDKSEKERPTVHMSQPIGQPSALSTHPHICSQVNKVAKDGTSEGDELLAVAPPEDNILKISKIAQKTQFCKVAAQDCHLPEVEKSRGELFSHTSDEHNTSSAAVTCTPHSPVNNGVRKCEENHTTFRNEDLCFGNSTETVTRTSLQLSMVSLSLSQTNQISDKVGLSEGSALAHEAEFKQTASVTPVSTEEAKAAATNIPDHSTGSNEGGSVRRLEPQSHSGTPEQQQEEQPEEQPKEQPEEQPEQKPEPPRTDREGFTYIQLDTQVEEASARVDSFPNGWLSEQQPLQHLSQTQSGLCVCPSQRPGIDPNLQSSSIMANNDFCNVPPTSLVKTNSYLPQHIGTVSVLSQANPNKGPYDKMVLEVGFQEAGQFQQQDQRHDSEACNAMVNSGTTHMITAYMSQSHTNEPREAYLPNSSACFNMSRQTNAIFSEHISQDKPPPPCDKFPLLFGMGHSFSYPSTDTLSGAVRVVQSSMEAEDSSSDDEGKLIIEL; from the exons atggagactgGTAAGCCTGAATTGGCGAGTGCTGCTCACATGAGCTCAGTGGTAGCGCAGACGGAGCGGAGGATGGAGATACAGGCCCCTCTGACGGCTGTGTACATCCACACAGtgcctgctctgccctctcACCCACTCCCCCAGCCTCCTCTGGCTGTAGCAGACCCCAGCACTCTGCATCTGACCATGCCGCCGCTTTACTCTAAGGAGACGCTGCCTTTCCTGACGCTACACATCGCTAGTGGACTTCAGCCCGGGCTGAGCGTGACAGCCTCCCCCCCTGCCGCTAAACCCAAATCAGCAGGAAAACACTTGTGTCCTCATTGTGGACGGGACTGTATGAAGCCCAGTGTGCTGGAAAAGCACCTCCGCTGCCACACCGGGGAGAGGCCATACCCATGCACGGTCTGTGGAGTGTCTTTTAAAACTCAGAGCAACCTCTACAAGCACAAGCGCACCCAGGCTCATGCACGACTATCATCTGAGTCTGAGCACAGCACCCTGGGCAGCATGGGCAGCATGGGCAGCATGGGAAGCATGGGCAGCATGGACAGCTTGTCCCGCTCAACAGAGACTAACAGTTTATTTGTGGATGAGCAAAGTGATCAAAGTGAGTGTATTGGCATAGAGAGGGATGCCAATTTACATTTGGCTACTGAAAAGACACCTGTTGGCACTCAAACATTggagataaatgaaaaaaatttaaGTGCAAAGGCACAAGAGCAAGCAAAGGTCTCGCAACCAGGTGACAAACCAACAACAGAACGCCCTCCTTCAACAAACCGCCATGTTGTCCTTCAGAGACAAGAGGCAACTCTGTTTTCCAAACAGTGGGAGAGCTCTGGGTCTAGCAGCAAATCCCAAAGCCACGAGAGCACTGACTCAGGTTTCAGTGAGAGCAGTGAGCACTACCCCAGCCCAGGGAGTCTGCTACCTGACCACAGCATGGACTCTCTGACCGAGACCACTGCGGAGCATGGTGAGGAGTCTGCCAGCCAGAAAGAGAATCAGGAAGATAAAAATGCCATAAAGGAGCAGGAGAACAAGAGCCTGGAAGAGCGCATAACCAAACTGATCTCACAGAATAGTGCCGTAGTGGAGGATAAACATCTGGAAAACGTAAGGCCTCGAAAGACAGCACTGTCAAAGCAAGGCAGTATTGACCTTCCTATGCCATACACTTACAAAGACTCTTTCCATTTTGACATGAGGATTAGTAAGATATCAAACCCTCAAAGAAATAAGAGACCGGGTTTGCACAACTCTGTTCCAACACAGCAGTCATCATCAGTAGAACATGCACCGCTAACTAGAAGCAACTCCCTGCCCTTCAGTGTGAACCTCCTCCAGTCTGACCGGAGCAGTCCTACCTCCTCCTCGTATCATAGAGATTACACAACACTTTTTAGACGAGGAAGTTCAGGCCAGATAAATCCAACAAGTTTCTCTATGAAGTCTGTGAACCAGCAATTGTCCACCCACCGGCCCTTGGTTCGCCAAGCTGCTGTAGACTGCAACCACGCAACAGACGCTCTCTGCAAGAACTCATCTGTAGAGGAGGCGTGCACTGGCAGTCTCTCATGCCACGGTGAGGCTGGTGAtatttgtggagatacaagcaGCAGAAAGTTCCGGAGGAAGAAAGCACAGAAGTTTGCTTACAACAAGTGGTACATGTACGGAGGTGGAACATTCAAGAAGTTGTACGAGATGGAGAGAGGTGGTGAGAACAAGGCTGCCAAGGGATCTAAATCTTTACCTAATCCCGAGGTCATTCAGAGTCTACAAAAACGTCTCTCAGCGGGACACTGTGAAACTACTGTAGTGTCAAGCCCTAGCTTAGTCAGAAGTGCAACAGTGCACAACCTTGAAACATATCCTGCCAAACTTCAACTAATGCCAAATGTAAGTTTTAATACACAAACTAATCATATTTTAGCATCATCCACCACCCAGAAAATGCCTCTTCGGAGAAATTTGTCTTTGTCAGTACTTCCattgtcttttctttctttgaCACCAAACCTAAATATAGATACCAATAAAAGAAGTGAGGCAAGCAATTTTAAAACTTCTTGCTCTGTCTCTCAAAGTCAAGTGAACGTTCCCtctgacagaaaaaaacaaagaactgATGAGAAACTATGTTCCCAGGGGATGGAGACTGAGCAAAACCTTCCTCAGCCACAACTCAACAATATAAACATTCAACCAAATTCAACTCCTGTGTCACTTTTTCCAACAAATACAATCAATATAAATGCACTACCTGTTACCAACACACCAGCCACGTCTATTACCACTGCTGCTCAAAACAGTTTTATGCCCAAGTACCAGCTTAAGTTGCCTAATTCTCAGGAGTACGATTCTAATTCATCAATACAGGTTGGATCTAAACTAACACAAAATAACATCgtctctgtatctgtatctgcaTCTACTGTCACAACTACAGCGTCAAAGAAAGACACTTTAATTTGGACTCACCAGAATATCACATCCAGTAATTGCAGTTTCTTACTAAGCAAATCTATGCCATGCACTGCCAGCCATATCAATGCAATTTCTCCTCTGGTTTACAAGTGTCCCGTGGCAGACACAAAAACCACCTCCAGTTTACGGAATTCCCATGCAGGGCTTTTCAGTACAACAATACAATCGTCCCCATTTGAAGCTGGAGTTCCAACAACTACGAAAAATAATAGTGTCTCTTTCACCCCCATCCATAGAACCCAATCATCTCCTGCTGCTTTTACTGCTTTTGTACCCACACAGCAACATGAGGCATCACAGAAAAGTTCCCCATCACCTTTGCAACCACAAACTGCATTCAACCCTGACACAAATACCCCAGTAATACCTTGCCAACTAGTGCCTGGCCAGCAGACTGTGCCAAAAGTGTTTCATGTTCAAACACCAGATCTTCAAATATGCTTTCAAATGATATCTGACGAGCAGTTGGCACTTATTGAACCACAGATTGAGAAGCAAATAGGTAGCAGGCACATACCAACTGAACAAGTGCATGCTGCAACAGAAGGTGTGAAAATCAACACAACAGTGGGCACTGATAAACAAACCAGCCATAGTCATCATGTGTCAAACAAGGAAGTGGACCCACTAAACAAGGACAGCGCTAAGCCTTCAATATGTGATAAATCTGAAAAAGAACGGCCAACTGTCCACATGAGTCAACCCATTGGTCAGCCTTCAGCCTTgtccacacacccacacatttGCAGCCAAGTAAACAAGGTCGCAAAGGATGGGACTTCTGAGGGAGATGAGTTGTTGGCAGTTGCCCCACCCGAAGAcaacatcttgaaaataagtaaaattgcacaaaaaactcAATTTTGTAAAGTTGCTGCCCAGGATTGTCACTTGCCAGAAGTAGAGAAAAGCAGGGGTGAGCTATTCTCACACACCTCTGACGAACACAATACAAGCTCTGCAGCTGTCACTTGTACTCCCCATAGTCCAGTAAACAATGGAGTGCGTAAGTGTGAGGAGAATCATACAACATTTAGAAATGAAGATCTGTGTTTTGGAAATTCAACTGAAACAGTCACCAGAACCAGTCTTCAGCTCTCCATGGTGTCACTCAGTCTATCTCAAACTAACCAAATCTCTGACAAGGTGGGACTTTCAGAAGGATCAGCTCTGGCACATGAAGCTGAGTTTAAACAGACTGCCTCTGTAACTCCAGTGTCTACTGAAGAGGCCAAAGCAGCTGCTACAAATATTCCAGACCATTCTACAG GGAGCAATGAAGGAGGATCTGTTAGACGTCTGgagccacagtcacacagtGGGACCCCTGAGCAGCAGCAAGAGGAGCAGCCTGAAGAGCAACCTAAGGAGCAGCCTGAGGAGCAGCCTGAGCAGAAACCAGAGCCACCTCGCACAGACAGAGAGGGCTTCACTTACATTCAGCTGGACACTCAG GTAGAAGAGGCCAGTGCCAGGGTGGATTCCTTTCCAAATGGATGGCTATCAGAACAGCAGCCACTTCAGCATCTTTCCCAGACACAATCAGGACTGTGTGTGTGCCCTTCACAGCGCCCTGGCATAGACCCAAATCTACAGTCCAGCAGCATAATGGCAAATAACGACTTCTGCAATGTCCCACCAACGTCGCTGGTAAAGACTAACTCTTATTTGCCTCAACACATAGGAACTGTCTCTGTTTTAAGTCAAGCAAATCCAAATAAAGGTCCCTATGACAAGATGGTTTTGGAGGTAGGATTTCAGGAAGCTGGACAATTTCAGCAGCAAGACCAAAGACACGATAGTGAAGCTTGCAATGCCATGGTTAACTCTGGTACAACTCACATGATAACAGCCTATATGTCTCAAAGCCATACAAATGAACCAAGAGAAGCCTACCTGCCCAACAGCTCTGCATGTTTTAATATGTCAAGGCAGACCAATGCCATTTTCTCTGAGCACATAAGCCAAGACAAACCACCTCCGCCATGTGACAAGTTCCCCCTTTTATTTGGGATGGGTCATTCGTTCAGTTATCCCTCAACCGACACTCTGAGTGGGGCAGTGCGGGTGGTGCAGAGCAGTATGGAAGCGGAGGACAGCAGCAGTGATGATGAAGGGAAGCTTATCATTGAGCTGTAG
- the znf831 gene encoding zinc finger protein 831 isoform X1: METGKPELASAAHMSSVVAQTERRMEIQAPLTAVYIHTVPALPSHPLPQPPLAVADPSTLHLTMPPLYSKETLPFLTLHIASGLQPGLSVTASPPAAKPKSAGKHLCPHCGRDCMKPSVLEKHLRCHTGERPYPCTVCGVSFKTQSNLYKHKRTQAHARLSSESEHSTLGSMGSMGSMGSMGSMDSLSRSTETNSLFVDEQSDQSECIGIERDANLHLATEKTPVGTQTLEINEKNLSAKAQEQAKVSQPGDKPTTERPPSTNRHVVLQRQEATLFSKQWESSGSSSKSQSHESTDSGFSESSEHYPSPGSLLPDHSMDSLTETTAEHGEESASQKENQEDKNAIKEQENKSLEERITKLISQNSAVVEDKHLENVRPRKTALSKQGSIDLPMPYTYKDSFHFDMRISKISNPQRNKRPGLHNSVPTQQSSSVEHAPLTRSNSLPFSVNLLQSDRSSPTSSSYHRDYTTLFRRGSSGQINPTSFSMKSVNQQLSTHRPLVRQAAVDCNHATDALCKNSSVEEACTGSLSCHGEAGDICGDTSSRKFRRKKAQKFAYNKWYMYGGGTFKKLYEMERGGENKAAKGSKSLPNPEVIQSLQKRLSAGHCETTVVSSPSLVRSATVHNLETYPAKLQLMPNVSFNTQTNHILASSTTQKMPLRRNLSLSVLPLSFLSLTPNLNIDTNKRSEASNFKTSCSVSQSQVNVPSDRKKQRTDEKLCSQGMETEQNLPQPQLNNINIQPNSTPVSLFPTNTININALPVTNTPATSITTAAQNSFMPKYQLKLPNSQEYDSNSSIQVGSKLTQNNIVSVSVSASTVTTTASKKDTLIWTHQNITSSNCSFLLSKSMPCTASHINAISPLVYKCPVADTKTTSSLRNSHAGLFSTTIQSSPFEAGVPTTTKNNSVSFTPIHRTQSSPAAFTAFVPTQQHEASQKSSPSPLQPQTAFNPDTNTPVIPCQLVPGQQTVPKVFHVQTPDLQICFQMISDEQLALIEPQIEKQIGSRHIPTEQVHAATEGVKINTTVGTDKQTSHSHHVSNKEVDPLNKDSAKPSICDKSEKERPTVHMSQPIGQPSALSTHPHICSQVNKVAKDGTSEGDELLAVAPPEDNILKISKIAQKTQFCKVAAQDCHLPEVEKSRGELFSHTSDEHNTSSAAVTCTPHSPVNNGVRKCEENHTTFRNEDLCFGNSTETVTRTSLQLSMVSLSLSQTNQISDKVGLSEGSALAHEAEFKQTASVTPVSTEEAKAAATNIPDHSTGSNEGGSVRRLEPQSHSGTPEQQQEEQPEEQPKEQPEEQPEQKPEPPRTDREGFTYIQLDTQQVEEASARVDSFPNGWLSEQQPLQHLSQTQSGLCVCPSQRPGIDPNLQSSSIMANNDFCNVPPTSLVKTNSYLPQHIGTVSVLSQANPNKGPYDKMVLEVGFQEAGQFQQQDQRHDSEACNAMVNSGTTHMITAYMSQSHTNEPREAYLPNSSACFNMSRQTNAIFSEHISQDKPPPPCDKFPLLFGMGHSFSYPSTDTLSGAVRVVQSSMEAEDSSSDDEGKLIIEL; this comes from the exons atggagactgGTAAGCCTGAATTGGCGAGTGCTGCTCACATGAGCTCAGTGGTAGCGCAGACGGAGCGGAGGATGGAGATACAGGCCCCTCTGACGGCTGTGTACATCCACACAGtgcctgctctgccctctcACCCACTCCCCCAGCCTCCTCTGGCTGTAGCAGACCCCAGCACTCTGCATCTGACCATGCCGCCGCTTTACTCTAAGGAGACGCTGCCTTTCCTGACGCTACACATCGCTAGTGGACTTCAGCCCGGGCTGAGCGTGACAGCCTCCCCCCCTGCCGCTAAACCCAAATCAGCAGGAAAACACTTGTGTCCTCATTGTGGACGGGACTGTATGAAGCCCAGTGTGCTGGAAAAGCACCTCCGCTGCCACACCGGGGAGAGGCCATACCCATGCACGGTCTGTGGAGTGTCTTTTAAAACTCAGAGCAACCTCTACAAGCACAAGCGCACCCAGGCTCATGCACGACTATCATCTGAGTCTGAGCACAGCACCCTGGGCAGCATGGGCAGCATGGGCAGCATGGGAAGCATGGGCAGCATGGACAGCTTGTCCCGCTCAACAGAGACTAACAGTTTATTTGTGGATGAGCAAAGTGATCAAAGTGAGTGTATTGGCATAGAGAGGGATGCCAATTTACATTTGGCTACTGAAAAGACACCTGTTGGCACTCAAACATTggagataaatgaaaaaaatttaaGTGCAAAGGCACAAGAGCAAGCAAAGGTCTCGCAACCAGGTGACAAACCAACAACAGAACGCCCTCCTTCAACAAACCGCCATGTTGTCCTTCAGAGACAAGAGGCAACTCTGTTTTCCAAACAGTGGGAGAGCTCTGGGTCTAGCAGCAAATCCCAAAGCCACGAGAGCACTGACTCAGGTTTCAGTGAGAGCAGTGAGCACTACCCCAGCCCAGGGAGTCTGCTACCTGACCACAGCATGGACTCTCTGACCGAGACCACTGCGGAGCATGGTGAGGAGTCTGCCAGCCAGAAAGAGAATCAGGAAGATAAAAATGCCATAAAGGAGCAGGAGAACAAGAGCCTGGAAGAGCGCATAACCAAACTGATCTCACAGAATAGTGCCGTAGTGGAGGATAAACATCTGGAAAACGTAAGGCCTCGAAAGACAGCACTGTCAAAGCAAGGCAGTATTGACCTTCCTATGCCATACACTTACAAAGACTCTTTCCATTTTGACATGAGGATTAGTAAGATATCAAACCCTCAAAGAAATAAGAGACCGGGTTTGCACAACTCTGTTCCAACACAGCAGTCATCATCAGTAGAACATGCACCGCTAACTAGAAGCAACTCCCTGCCCTTCAGTGTGAACCTCCTCCAGTCTGACCGGAGCAGTCCTACCTCCTCCTCGTATCATAGAGATTACACAACACTTTTTAGACGAGGAAGTTCAGGCCAGATAAATCCAACAAGTTTCTCTATGAAGTCTGTGAACCAGCAATTGTCCACCCACCGGCCCTTGGTTCGCCAAGCTGCTGTAGACTGCAACCACGCAACAGACGCTCTCTGCAAGAACTCATCTGTAGAGGAGGCGTGCACTGGCAGTCTCTCATGCCACGGTGAGGCTGGTGAtatttgtggagatacaagcaGCAGAAAGTTCCGGAGGAAGAAAGCACAGAAGTTTGCTTACAACAAGTGGTACATGTACGGAGGTGGAACATTCAAGAAGTTGTACGAGATGGAGAGAGGTGGTGAGAACAAGGCTGCCAAGGGATCTAAATCTTTACCTAATCCCGAGGTCATTCAGAGTCTACAAAAACGTCTCTCAGCGGGACACTGTGAAACTACTGTAGTGTCAAGCCCTAGCTTAGTCAGAAGTGCAACAGTGCACAACCTTGAAACATATCCTGCCAAACTTCAACTAATGCCAAATGTAAGTTTTAATACACAAACTAATCATATTTTAGCATCATCCACCACCCAGAAAATGCCTCTTCGGAGAAATTTGTCTTTGTCAGTACTTCCattgtcttttctttctttgaCACCAAACCTAAATATAGATACCAATAAAAGAAGTGAGGCAAGCAATTTTAAAACTTCTTGCTCTGTCTCTCAAAGTCAAGTGAACGTTCCCtctgacagaaaaaaacaaagaactgATGAGAAACTATGTTCCCAGGGGATGGAGACTGAGCAAAACCTTCCTCAGCCACAACTCAACAATATAAACATTCAACCAAATTCAACTCCTGTGTCACTTTTTCCAACAAATACAATCAATATAAATGCACTACCTGTTACCAACACACCAGCCACGTCTATTACCACTGCTGCTCAAAACAGTTTTATGCCCAAGTACCAGCTTAAGTTGCCTAATTCTCAGGAGTACGATTCTAATTCATCAATACAGGTTGGATCTAAACTAACACAAAATAACATCgtctctgtatctgtatctgcaTCTACTGTCACAACTACAGCGTCAAAGAAAGACACTTTAATTTGGACTCACCAGAATATCACATCCAGTAATTGCAGTTTCTTACTAAGCAAATCTATGCCATGCACTGCCAGCCATATCAATGCAATTTCTCCTCTGGTTTACAAGTGTCCCGTGGCAGACACAAAAACCACCTCCAGTTTACGGAATTCCCATGCAGGGCTTTTCAGTACAACAATACAATCGTCCCCATTTGAAGCTGGAGTTCCAACAACTACGAAAAATAATAGTGTCTCTTTCACCCCCATCCATAGAACCCAATCATCTCCTGCTGCTTTTACTGCTTTTGTACCCACACAGCAACATGAGGCATCACAGAAAAGTTCCCCATCACCTTTGCAACCACAAACTGCATTCAACCCTGACACAAATACCCCAGTAATACCTTGCCAACTAGTGCCTGGCCAGCAGACTGTGCCAAAAGTGTTTCATGTTCAAACACCAGATCTTCAAATATGCTTTCAAATGATATCTGACGAGCAGTTGGCACTTATTGAACCACAGATTGAGAAGCAAATAGGTAGCAGGCACATACCAACTGAACAAGTGCATGCTGCAACAGAAGGTGTGAAAATCAACACAACAGTGGGCACTGATAAACAAACCAGCCATAGTCATCATGTGTCAAACAAGGAAGTGGACCCACTAAACAAGGACAGCGCTAAGCCTTCAATATGTGATAAATCTGAAAAAGAACGGCCAACTGTCCACATGAGTCAACCCATTGGTCAGCCTTCAGCCTTgtccacacacccacacatttGCAGCCAAGTAAACAAGGTCGCAAAGGATGGGACTTCTGAGGGAGATGAGTTGTTGGCAGTTGCCCCACCCGAAGAcaacatcttgaaaataagtaaaattgcacaaaaaactcAATTTTGTAAAGTTGCTGCCCAGGATTGTCACTTGCCAGAAGTAGAGAAAAGCAGGGGTGAGCTATTCTCACACACCTCTGACGAACACAATACAAGCTCTGCAGCTGTCACTTGTACTCCCCATAGTCCAGTAAACAATGGAGTGCGTAAGTGTGAGGAGAATCATACAACATTTAGAAATGAAGATCTGTGTTTTGGAAATTCAACTGAAACAGTCACCAGAACCAGTCTTCAGCTCTCCATGGTGTCACTCAGTCTATCTCAAACTAACCAAATCTCTGACAAGGTGGGACTTTCAGAAGGATCAGCTCTGGCACATGAAGCTGAGTTTAAACAGACTGCCTCTGTAACTCCAGTGTCTACTGAAGAGGCCAAAGCAGCTGCTACAAATATTCCAGACCATTCTACAG GGAGCAATGAAGGAGGATCTGTTAGACGTCTGgagccacagtcacacagtGGGACCCCTGAGCAGCAGCAAGAGGAGCAGCCTGAAGAGCAACCTAAGGAGCAGCCTGAGGAGCAGCCTGAGCAGAAACCAGAGCCACCTCGCACAGACAGAGAGGGCTTCACTTACATTCAGCTGGACACTCAG CAGGTAGAAGAGGCCAGTGCCAGGGTGGATTCCTTTCCAAATGGATGGCTATCAGAACAGCAGCCACTTCAGCATCTTTCCCAGACACAATCAGGACTGTGTGTGTGCCCTTCACAGCGCCCTGGCATAGACCCAAATCTACAGTCCAGCAGCATAATGGCAAATAACGACTTCTGCAATGTCCCACCAACGTCGCTGGTAAAGACTAACTCTTATTTGCCTCAACACATAGGAACTGTCTCTGTTTTAAGTCAAGCAAATCCAAATAAAGGTCCCTATGACAAGATGGTTTTGGAGGTAGGATTTCAGGAAGCTGGACAATTTCAGCAGCAAGACCAAAGACACGATAGTGAAGCTTGCAATGCCATGGTTAACTCTGGTACAACTCACATGATAACAGCCTATATGTCTCAAAGCCATACAAATGAACCAAGAGAAGCCTACCTGCCCAACAGCTCTGCATGTTTTAATATGTCAAGGCAGACCAATGCCATTTTCTCTGAGCACATAAGCCAAGACAAACCACCTCCGCCATGTGACAAGTTCCCCCTTTTATTTGGGATGGGTCATTCGTTCAGTTATCCCTCAACCGACACTCTGAGTGGGGCAGTGCGGGTGGTGCAGAGCAGTATGGAAGCGGAGGACAGCAGCAGTGATGATGAAGGGAAGCTTATCATTGAGCTGTAG